DNA sequence from the Pelodiscus sinensis isolate JC-2024 unplaced genomic scaffold, ASM4963464v1 ctg39, whole genome shotgun sequence genome:
GACTCaagcaagggagggggctgctcggCTCCAAAAGTTTGAAACAGGAgctcgggcagggagggggtagctcagggtgtagaaagaggagcagcgaggggctgtgtgtgaacaGGGGGTAACTACGTGCTGTGTCaggagggctcccctgcagcccctgttccCGGAGGGCTCTGGTGGCCACGGAGCCAGGTCCCCTCTCACCGGCTGTGAGACAAGGGGGtaggagcagtgttcccgctaagattttccatgtgcaacaccaatatcgcggtggtgtgtggtgtgtggaccCAAACCCGtgggtataaatatgtattttcaataGGCCgtgggtgtggaagaaaatatattgggtgtgaattggggagagcaggggcaaaggagcaggcagagaataaacagaactgaATGAGCATCAGGGGAGTGTAACGGGAGAAAACAGGATCCCTGCTGGGCCAATTCCCcagcgggaggcaggggaggaggagggtgcgagggaggctgctgccctgttcgcaGTTCACCGCGCAGGGAAGACTTGGAGCAAAGTAGAGAAGTTGGCCTGATCTGAAGGCGCCTGtaacctccccagctttcccatgTGGGCGGTGGCAGCCAATGCAGCACAAttgatccctcctccccttcagcatggtctgggtcacatgatcccccaagtacgtcctggctccctgatttgctcccccagccagtacggactctgcagggggctgggaggggtggggggacggggtggaggctggaggcaggacacCCTCCTCCACCACAGGAGAGCGAGTGCCCCATGTccttccccagccaatcaggaaagggattcGCATGCAGCTTCCAGGGATCCTTGGATGGGagccgaggggcagctccaaccccctgcgccagcagcagctgctggagaggagggaacagaaccgttAAAAAGGGACCAGGGGTCACCCCGTCCAAAGGTCACAGCAGCTCTCaactgggaactgggctgggctgggccatcacttcctggggtgTCACACGGGAAACGAGGCCtgttcccatcactgcaggaagggggcgagggccggggaGAGGAGAACGCACCGTGGGAGAGACTCTGCCCCTAGGGGagagaagcccagtggggagagcccccagctgagagtcatgggagcggcgctctctgctcggccctgcaagcaccttgctgtgtgaccctgggcaagtcacgtcagggctctgggccccgtgTCCTGCTGTCGCCCAGGGTAACACATTCAAACCAGCGCGtctcctctgctccaggggtggagaacgAGCTCTCCCAGAAGACGCCCAACGGGGCGGAAGggagcgaagaggaggaggaaccagacCGCCGGCCCACCCCATTAGCACAGAGCAGCGCCCACATGAATATGGTAATGAGGCTTGTGACTGAGCCAATGGGAAGCATCCCCTGCGGGGCACGTGACTATGTGCCGGAGCCGGTGTCTCAGAGgagaacgcccccccccccccccccggctcagggaCCAAAGGAAACACTCCTACGTGTGAccagctccctggagcaaagccgtgtaATATGGGGGCTTTCTGGGAGCACCACGCCGAGGGTGGAAGCAGGGCACCTTGCTTTGAGACAGGGCTACTCAGAGCCCAGAACGGGGGGGTCCTCCACTGCTAGGATCGGAACCCGTCCCACACAGCACTTCTGTTCCCCACACTGGCTAGTAAGAAGCCCTGCgagcaacccccttagacactcctgtcctctgggccaccaccagcaccaccctCATACAGGTGAGAGGCTCTGAGTCCCAGTCCCACCAATTCCAAACaggttcctcccaccccagcgaACCAGCCACATGCCCAGGTCAATTTAAGACAGGACCATGCAGAACTTTCAAGACTAATAAGACGGTggctctggggccacttcaggcttcagtCCATAGCCGAGCTCCTTCATAGATGATTATCAGGGGGGAGGACAGGAGTGACGACAAAACTGGGGGAACCCTCAGGGCCCCTTTATCCCCTTGCCCATGGGgcaggaatcccattgttctcctgtgaaagtctgtcccaagatggagtAGGTCACATGAGCACGTCACTGGCGCAGGCCTGACTCAGTccttctcaggcagcagcctccgcTTTTGCGCTGATCTGAACGATCACAGCAAATCTCATCATGTGTGATTGGCACCCCCCGAGGTCAGTGAAGTGCTGCCATTCACTTGCCTAGCGACCCTGtcgaggctgttccccactccggcacaacgaatgcagaagttgggggtctGCAAGAGCACTCCAGACCCTTGCCTGCACAGGCTCTGGTCCCGAAAcacccccccaaatcctaatacccatattttggggatgctgctgccaccatcaagtgctttgaacccacaaacagggctggatacttgaaaccagccccaggggtaccccaagctctttttcccaaaagattttggaaaagaaaagagaaaaacaagctgcagtctctggtggctgacccctcagtcagaggcatacAGGTCCACACAGACAGACCATCCTGGAGAGAACAGTCAACCAACACCAGTTAatcagagaaaaagaaacaacttTTAGCATGAAAATAAAGCTAGTTGCAAGCATAGTTGTCAGGGGTTCacaccccagtgtgcctcagtgccccctgactgtcctcatatagcccctcgccgggcaagttacagtctgtatgggatgctcatcataggcactggggttgtctcaactgccctgcttacctaggCTGCCTCAAGGTTTGCCTCCAATCCAGggctttgcctccagcccctagccaggggagccttgctggccctcctccagctatcgctggctgtccccagcttgtctcccttcaAGGAGCTCCTGCCTTTTCTGTAGTCAGCTCTCTACTGCCCCcccttgagcaacctgggcttctctatatatacgtgccagctgggctctcccacgCCCTAaggggttcagctggcttctaccagccagtCCCAGTCGTGCTGTCCTAGTTGTTTGCCAGCCGGACTCTCTCTAGTCCCAACTAGCTCCAGCTGGTCTCCTTTCttctagccccggctccgggcctgagtcctggtgttaaagggccagtgcagggcaggcgccctgtcacaatagtacatccgagggtactgagggagttggcaaatgtcattgaggagcctttggccattatctttgaaaagtcgtggagatcgggagaaatcccggatgattggaaaaaggcaaatgtagcgcctatcttcaaaaaagggaagaaggaagatccagggaactataggccagtcagtcttacctcggttcctggaaaaatcatggaagggatccttaaggaatccattttgaggcacttgaaagagaggaaagagattaggaatagtcagaatggattcacaaagggcaagtcgtgcctgaccaatctgattagcttctatgatgaggtaactggctctgtggacgtgggaaagtcagtggatgtgatataccttgactttagaaagccttttgatatggtctcccacaatattcttgccagcaagttaagggaatgtggattggataaatggacagtaagatggatagaaagatggctagaaggccacgcccagcaggtagtgatcaattgctcgatgtcaggatggcggtcggtttctagcggagtgccccaaggttcggttctaggaccggttttgttcaatatctttattaatgacctggatgaggggacggattgcaccctcagcaagtttgcggatgacactaagctagggggagaggtagatacgcttgagggcagagatagggtccagagtgacttagaaaaTTGGCGGAtagggccacaagaaatctgatgaggttcaacaaggacaagtgcagagtcctgcacttgggacggaagaatcccaagcatagttacaggctggggaccaatcagctaagtagtagttctgcagaaaaggacctgggggttacagtggatgagaagctggatatgagtcaacagtgtgcccttgtagccaagaaggctaatggcatattaggttgcatgaagaggagcattgccagcagatccagagatgtccttattcccctttattcggctctggtgaggccacatctggagtactgtgtccagttctgggccccccactacaaaaaggatgtagacgcattggagagggtccagcagagggcgaccaaaatgattagggagctggagcatatgacttatgaggagaggctgagggacttgggtctgtttagtctgcagaagcgaagagtgaggggggaattgatagcaacctgcaacttcctgaagggaggtttcaaagaggctggagagaggatgttctcagtagtgacagatgacagaacaaggagcaatggtctcaagttgtggtgggagaggtccaggttggatattaggaaaactatttcactaggagggcagtaaagcactggaatgggttacctaaggaagtagtggagtctccatccctagaggagtttaagtctcagcttgacaaagccctggccgggttgatttagttgggattggtcctgcctagagcagaggtctggacttgatgaccttctatggttctatgattctacattggatagatggaaagagccacctttTGAGACTGGTACCAAGGCAaagtccctggtctgaagacttagttggaaaaggaaggaagaaagaaaaaaaccatcTCAAACCCTAAGAAGCTCAGACATTAGTTTGACATCcctaaagaaggaaaacaataaatcctgagagacgagctaaacttttccctccttACACGTTATAAGAAGtctgttttttgaggaagaacggctcttgcacaagaggggattttGCAAAACAAGGGctgctcgttaattatgcaaatggagcgcagcgatattccacgccaagcttcatttgcataagcttttcctcaagaaggctacattgtagatgtagcctcagtctcagctacttcctgtcctgcccgtgaTTCCTGCCGGTTGAGAGGCagcgccacacgctgccgggtggggaaggcagagggcgtTTCCATGAGGGCCCCGCACTCCGTCCTTTCCGCGCGGACACTGTGGGCTACTAGAGCCGCTGGGCCCATCTGCTCAGGCCCAGGATggaggatggaacatggggcatgttctccagtcacccctctgctgccctccacacgggatctgcagggctctgccgGTTTATCAGCCAAAGGCAGGTCTCCTGGCAGTGGCCGTGAGTTACAGGGGCCTGTGGTGCCCAGGGGACGGGGGAACCCTTGGCACCGGGGGAGGCTGCTCAATCAAAGGTCTCAGCAGGCTCCTCcatgctcactaggccctgccagcccccagggagcgagtgtcccagggcagctgcccagtggaaatgctcagtccctacaggctctgcccctgttcattgcagaccctcggggagccccctgcctcagcccagcccacagccctgctgctggcagccgtgaaggctctgccggcccccgccctggagagctttcgggcggcggaggaggcgctgagagccaccgtgtcccagcacagcgcccgcatggagcgagtaagagacgcccggcgaggggcaggggcgtgtggggagaggggctgggagaactggctctgaggaaaccggccctggggcacagggtcccggtctggcaggtcggctcagcccctttccattcggtgctggggtgggcaggtgtTTCCAGAGCTCTGCGCGCTGGAGCTTGGACacgtccctggggccagcccagccccatggCAGGTGGGTCACAGCCCCGCCCTGGAGCGCGGCACTGACAGAGTCTGCCGAGGGGGCGCCACGCTGGGCTCCCGGAGCGGACGGGGTTTCCTCACGTGCCCTGCAGGGCCCTCGTGTGACCCACCGGTGCAGCAGGAACCATTTGGCTTTGCACTTTGCCCCGGTGCCTGTGATGTGTGATCCTGCTGCCCGGCCCCACCGGCTCCGGTGCCCCCCCCCGGGAATTAGACTGGTGCAGGGAGGGCTCTGCCCGAGTCCATTTCTACAGCCCCTTCCGAGGAGGTGTGAGCATCAGTCACTGCCCTGATCAGTTGAGCTCCATCgccctctggggaggcaggaattctaCCCGCGTGACACGGGGACCTGGGACCAAGAGCGGCTCAGTGACTTGGTGACGTTCCTGCCCTTCTCCGAGCGCCGTCTGCCAGGAGGGGTgacctggcaggaggccgctcttGGGCAatccccccccctcagctttctggctgcctccaggtggGAGACGTCGTGGGAGAGATTTTCACCTGGCTGGACGACGTCGAGgaccccagagccagaagagcCGCGCTGggaaccatcgccctgctggctcgcgcccacccccgggacgtggttccagcctgtgtggcccacgcgccgccatgggagaggtagggagaggctgttatcacctcagcccctgattgcccctccctcctcctccagggcagagcgcgggaaaggcctggcaggccacagcgatggagcaagctccctgctgggcccggggctgtccctgcctcctgaggggagatgcccaggcccagccccttggaaaccagcccctccctcttccctgcccagagtgcagacgtgacaggtccctggagagttccagcaggctcctgatttctgtgggtcaccccccttcccgccagctccaccagaggggcaggaccaggctatGGGGAGCATCCCTGGGCCGTGACTCCAGCGTAAATGTCACCGAGCAGCctttggtgcaggctgggctgggtggtgtcacgctgtgcgcagccccagggcagttactggaagcagcggcacaggctgcaggagcaatgaggcctctggggaagggaataaatgaagAGCTCGCGGAAGGGACTCACCCGCCTCGGCCTTCCAGCCCCCGGGCGTCTCCTCTAAGGCCCCCTTTCCCGCcggccttcccagcctctccctggggagacaagggggggcaagcagggacGCTCTGATTTCggtttctgaccttgcagaggtgccagggagctgtggaaggccttgggggaagaagcacagctcTCCCGCCAcgtgctgcaccagctgctggacaagctccggaagagccaccgggaggagaggagccgcagcgtgtctctggccgTAAGTGAGACTGGAGCTGTCACGTAGCGAACTCGCCACCGAACACGGAGGCCCCTCACTTGGAGCTCAACCCCGTGTGCGTCCCAATGCTCCAAatcaaccctgcagctccctgcacacagggctTAACTCCCTGTGCTCCACATCAACAgggcagctcccttcacacaggcctagcagccagaggtgTGTTAGAACTCCTGGTGGGATtggtgtggaggggcagggggacccaggccaccctctccaccgggtcccagtgcaccctgtcagcgttggagtggggcaccactagctgggtggggaatccagccgaaagacgccaagcacccggggttcaactacccgccctgggctgcttcctgccagcttctctcccatcctgagcgccgtctctttcctccaaaccgGGGCTTCTGCTGAGGTTCCCTGCTGACCGGTGACGGCGTCCGGGTGCACATGCGCTTCTCCTCGGGAGCCCCAGCGGCACCTCTGCCCCCGTAGGCCTCTGCCCTGTCTGAGCTGCTCCACCGGCCTTTCTAGctacctccagctggagcccgccCAGCACGCCTGTGGGGGTGCGACCTTCTCTGCTAGGCAGCCAGGCTTcacctctgcagccccagtgcagggtcgGGACACCACGTGCCAGGGCTGATCTCCACTCTGAGCACAGAACGTGGGGACCtgcaagaaaacttaaaaaaaaagattcacacagagcaattcaaaccagccaaaagtaaagaaaaatacccaCCTGACGACTAGATTCCCTTtccccctttatttactcatgatctttTCTTACTTCATTTCATTTCCATACCCAAAGTGCAAAGGGTAACGTCTGAGCGAGTAATTTTCCATAGAAGGTGGGGAGAGTGTTCCACGTTCCCATCCACAGTGATTTTTATGAACCCCAGAGAAGTGAGCTGCCCCTGTGTCTGTGCCAGGCATAGAACtccccagagagagagccagagaccccagggaaaagacCTGCCCTTGCTGGGAGGTTTAACCcaaataagaacagttggagggtgagtttgtaagaGGCTCGAGTGTGTGTTAAAACTACGGATGCGTTTCTTCTTATTTgacatttgtaattcactttgctctgccctttctcacttGCAAACACATAAATCCCACAgcttgtgcttaataaaatcacttttgttcacTATCAAGCGTTGTGTAAACAGTTGTGACCTCAGACCACAATAGACTCAATGTCTGTatagctctgggggcggggcagggtctctgctctgtgcctcggctgggggagaccaggagacctggcccagcaggacagtgtaGCGAGAAGCTCTTGAGTGCCAAGAAGCGAGTGTCAGCGGCTTTGCCAGCGCTCTGGGAAACGCCcccaaggagtcttctgtgaTCGCGCCCGTGACACAGATCCtgccgggggcaggcaggaatgggCGCAGCGACAccgcccggtgcccctcgctGAAACTGTCTCCCTGCTTGAGGACTACGTGGcctcagaggagccagggaagccagaccccaAGCCGGGGCATCTGAGAGAGTCAAACGAGCAGCACGGTCGGGGTCCCTCTAACTGGGGCAGGAGGATTGGAACCCGACCCggcagaagttcccattgaccctggtgaagtagtttgggatcttggggggatgttctccaagagcaaaggagtgacccaaccctccaaggcctggcagcaaggggcagacacaagccagggagatggtcaacctcagtgctggccccaggggtCCTGGTTTGAGATCAGCAAGGAACTTAGATCTGGTGGCACCCTTCTAGAAGAGCAGCACAAGCCATCAGTCTACCCTCCTGCTAGTGGGCTAcgctgttatgcttaaacgaagcacacgagatcttttatggggcaaaggcagtacgccgcattgattgagaatacaacagttgcttatgcttttcaaacacacacctacacacaaaacatcatgcatacacagctctgccagatgatatagttaccagtccagagtctgtgtccaTCTAGTGGCCACGTAGATTGAacacaggggggagcagggccttgtcgGTCGATCGATCCGATACTCCTCTCCAGATAGTGTGGCAGACGAacgcaaagttccatagcaaagcgcCCTGCTTTATATATTCCTCCTTCTTGTTAAAATCCATGGATCTCGCTCTGTCCGcttgtgaccggaatgttatcttttgatgtgagTGTTCCCAGAACATCTCTCGAAGGTTCATCCTGTTGTCAGTCGTCCTTTCGGGGGGCTTGCTCCGCTCTAAGGCTCGTCAATCTGCCAATTATCCCATCTTCTCATGAGTAGGGGTACTCATTGATAGTTATGGATGACTCCTCTGCAGTCAGGTTGTCTCATCCTCTGTAtcgagcttaagcaatggaggggaagaagcacacttagtttttactacaggCCCAGAACACACAAGCAGCCCTGCACGATGGGGGAGTGAAAACGAGGACCTGCAAACCATGAGCTGCTGGAAAGTCAGTcgccgggagcaacgtggggtctggACTGAAACTGCATCGACCTCCTggcatcgccccggctccctgctgcttgtggcactgGAGTTACTCAGGCAGCAGAGGGATCGTGGGATGCCCTGTACATGCGCCTAGAAGTTTGGGTCTCCTCATGATGGTGTCACCCCCTCCGGTCAggcctgggaaggggaagggcgagGGCTAGGCCATGGAGAGAGATAATGGGGAATAATGTCAGCTGGACTCTTCTGATCTTTCCAAGAGGTTCCCTTCTGCGCCCATTCTAGCAATGGAAGACGGgtcaggggccatcacatctcccctccccccgaggaaCTAACCCTCTTTCCTCAGAAGCCACAAGGATGTGAGAAACGGCACCAGCATGACAGCAAAAtgccatgggagcggatgggaggtggggacagctcagtgactTTTCTGTCTCGTTCTGACTCCAGGCTATGGACACGCTCTATGAGATCTTTTTCCtgtggggataccgagaagccatctttcaaatgtttccccacttgctcctcctctgcgtcaggcaggtgcagcatgtgctggacctgcgcctgccagggacctggacggccagccagaaatccagccctgagggatccagccgcctcagccccttgaggtaacggcagaaaggaaggggaagaacagatttgaTCTGCTGCACCCGCAGGTCAcacacggcccctgcggagcccaggcgcagttctgggcaggtctgtctggggggagcggtgctgggcacCCGTGTGCTTGTGAGTCACGCTTGCTCCTCTGACCCCGCCCACAggccggctccttcccagcacaggcagggaccACGTCGGTACCTCCCCATGCGCCACCTGCCGAAGTGTTAGGGCCTCGGCCCCacaaggccccagcccagggcagggtcgccagagcacatgcagagagagcaaggccggcagcactggggcccggcccggcaggggggccgtgtcacaggcaggaGCAAGAGGGACCATGAAGCTGATTCCGTGTGGACtcccctggggggagccggggagcccgaaggcacctcagctgctgcaaacgggcagagttttgctccctcgcaccaactaaggatctggcccatgtgCCCAGTGACCTGGTGCCGGCCCCAGCGAAGAGTCAGGTGTTGGACCATTGGGAGCGAGGGCACCGAGcatctgcagaagctgcagtgtcACTACCTGCCAAAACCTCAGTGAGCCCCGacagggtgctgggtccatcccgggggaAACCGGCTACTGCTGACCATGCCTTGTT
Encoded proteins:
- the LOC142826420 gene encoding protein MROH8-like; the protein is MLSPYRLCPCSLQTLGEPPASAQPTALLLAAVKALPAPALESFRAAEEALRATVSQHSARMERVGDVVGEIFTWLDDVEDPRARRAALGTIALLARAHPRDVVPACVAHAPPWERGARELWKALGEEAQLSRHVLHQLLDKLRKSHREERSRSVSLAVSETGAVT